From a region of the Micromonospora tarapacensis genome:
- a CDS encoding GroES family chaperonin: MTADPNLDSGLPIRLLHDRVLVRLEGSDGERRSSAGIVIPATAAVGKRLAWAIAVGVGPHVRAIVSGDRVLFDPDDRSEVELHGRGYVLLRERDVHAVAAERVEESATGLYL, encoded by the coding sequence GTGACAGCCGACCCGAATCTCGACTCCGGCCTGCCCATCCGGCTGCTGCACGACCGGGTGCTGGTGCGGCTGGAGGGCAGCGACGGCGAACGGCGCTCCAGCGCCGGCATCGTGATCCCCGCCACCGCGGCCGTGGGCAAACGCCTGGCGTGGGCCATCGCGGTGGGCGTCGGTCCGCACGTACGCGCGATCGTCTCCGGCGACCGGGTGCTCTTCGACCCCGACGATCGCTCCGAGGTCGAGCTGCACGGCCGCGGCTACGTGCTGCTGCGCGAGCGCGACGTGCACGCGGTCGCCGCCGAGCGGGTCGAGGAGAGCGCCACCGGGCTCTACCTCTGA
- a CDS encoding benzoate/H(+) symporter BenE family transporter → MPWLARVIAAIPRPVAGAMLAGILVPLCTAPVQALVDVPALAVPVIVTWAVLLRFARGWAVPGALVAAVAAIGLTGQHAGLADATLRPALAWTVPTFDLGAIVGLALPLFLVTMAGQNVPGAAVLSSYGYQAPLRPALVTTGLVSAAGALSGGHQVNLAAITAALTAGPEAHPDPRRRWIATLALAGGQVLLGIGAGVATALVLLSPPVLVIAVAGLALLPALGSSLGNAVSDPAMVLPAVVTFVVTASGVAVLGIGAAFWGLLAGLAALLVLHRRRPTADAVPLPR, encoded by the coding sequence GTGCCGTGGTTGGCGCGCGTGATCGCGGCCATCCCGCGGCCGGTCGCCGGTGCGATGCTTGCCGGCATCCTCGTGCCGCTGTGCACGGCTCCGGTCCAGGCCCTGGTGGACGTCCCGGCACTGGCGGTGCCGGTCATCGTTACCTGGGCGGTGCTGCTGCGCTTCGCGCGCGGCTGGGCGGTGCCGGGCGCGCTGGTCGCGGCGGTGGCGGCGATCGGCCTGACCGGGCAGCACGCGGGCCTCGCCGACGCCACGCTGCGACCCGCCCTGGCCTGGACCGTCCCCACCTTCGACCTCGGTGCCATCGTCGGCCTCGCACTTCCGTTGTTCCTGGTCACCATGGCCGGCCAGAACGTACCGGGCGCCGCGGTCCTGTCCAGCTACGGGTACCAGGCACCACTGCGGCCCGCGCTGGTCACGACCGGTCTGGTGAGCGCGGCTGGTGCCCTGTCCGGCGGCCACCAGGTAAACCTCGCCGCCATCACCGCCGCCCTGACCGCCGGTCCCGAGGCCCACCCCGACCCGCGCCGGCGCTGGATCGCCACCCTGGCCCTGGCGGGCGGCCAGGTGCTGCTCGGGATCGGGGCGGGCGTGGCGACCGCGCTCGTGTTGCTCTCCCCGCCGGTGCTGGTGATCGCCGTCGCCGGCCTGGCCCTGCTGCCCGCCCTCGGCTCGTCACTGGGCAACGCCGTCTCCGACCCGGCCATGGTGTTGCCCGCTGTGGTGACGTTCGTCGTCACCGCGTCGGGCGTCGCCGTGCTCGGCATCGGCGCCGCGTTCTGGGGCCTGCTCGCCGGCCTGGCCGCCTTGCTGGTGCTGCATCGCCGTCGGCCCACAGCCGATGCTGTGCCGCTTCCCCGGTGA
- a CDS encoding glycerol-3-phosphate dehydrogenase/oxidase has translation MRDPHVLRSVAGQLSPSRRTADLRRLRAERFDVLIIGGGVTGAGAAVDAASRGLKVALVEARDFAAGTSSRSSKLIHGGLRYLEQLEFNLVHEALTERGLLATRLAPHLVRPVPFLVPLPAGQGIRDLPGRLFRRAYYGAGVAAYDAFAGLFGGGRGMPLHRHLSREGARRVFPSLRSDGLAGAIRYHDGQVDDARLVITLARTAASLGVTVVSSTRAVGLIRQAREVTGVRVRDLEAPAGSPEAEFEVRARTVIAATGVWTDDMSRMLNDVGLRRGIRVRASKGVHLVVPRSAITGEAGLILRTPSSVLFVIPWGGHWIIGTTDTDWRLDRSHPAASASDIDYLLRQVNAVLDRPLTTADIEGVYAGLRPLLAGEADSTSKLSREHAVIEPMLGLLLVAGGKYTTYRVMAADVVDRAVRRLGGQRPSRTADLPLLGADGYAAMWRDRADLARRHGVPVGVVEHLLERYGSLTLDLLALIDADPLLASPLAGAPEYLAAEVTYAARAEGALHLEDVLTRRTRISIETSHRGLESAGHAAELMGAVLGWGAARRTREVAHYRARVEAERQSQLMPDDATADAARLGAPDVRGYAADRGVDDGAAGLAR, from the coding sequence GTGCGCGATCCACACGTCCTACGGTCCGTCGCCGGGCAACTCTCGCCCTCCCGCCGCACCGCCGACCTGCGCAGGCTGCGGGCCGAGCGGTTCGACGTGCTCATCATCGGTGGTGGTGTGACCGGCGCTGGCGCGGCCGTCGACGCCGCCTCCCGGGGCCTGAAGGTGGCGCTGGTGGAGGCGCGCGACTTCGCGGCCGGCACGTCCAGCCGGTCCAGCAAGCTGATCCACGGCGGCCTGCGCTACCTGGAGCAGCTGGAGTTCAACCTGGTGCACGAGGCCCTCACCGAGCGGGGCCTGCTGGCCACCCGGCTGGCACCGCACCTGGTGCGTCCGGTGCCGTTCCTGGTGCCGCTCCCCGCCGGGCAGGGCATACGCGATCTGCCCGGCCGACTGTTCCGCCGGGCCTACTACGGGGCCGGGGTGGCCGCGTACGACGCCTTCGCCGGCCTCTTCGGTGGTGGCCGTGGAATGCCGCTGCACCGGCACCTGAGCCGGGAGGGTGCCCGCCGGGTCTTCCCGAGCCTGCGCTCCGACGGGCTGGCCGGTGCGATCCGCTACCACGACGGCCAGGTCGACGACGCCCGCCTGGTGATCACCCTCGCCCGCACCGCCGCCAGCCTGGGGGTGACCGTGGTGAGCAGCACCCGGGCGGTCGGGCTGATCCGACAGGCCCGGGAGGTCACCGGGGTCAGGGTCCGTGACCTGGAGGCACCCGCCGGTTCCCCGGAGGCCGAGTTCGAGGTACGCGCCCGCACGGTGATCGCCGCCACCGGGGTCTGGACCGACGACATGTCCCGGATGCTCAACGATGTCGGGCTGCGCCGGGGCATCCGGGTCCGGGCCTCCAAGGGTGTGCACCTGGTGGTGCCCCGATCGGCGATCACCGGCGAAGCCGGCCTGATCCTGCGCACGCCCAGCAGCGTCCTGTTCGTCATTCCGTGGGGTGGACACTGGATCATCGGCACCACGGACACCGACTGGCGGCTGGACCGCTCGCACCCGGCGGCCTCCGCCAGCGACATCGACTACCTCCTCCGGCAGGTCAACGCGGTGCTGGACCGGCCGCTCACCACCGCCGACATCGAGGGCGTCTACGCCGGGCTGCGCCCGCTGCTGGCCGGCGAGGCGGACTCCACCTCCAAGCTCTCCCGGGAACACGCCGTCATCGAGCCGATGCTCGGCCTGCTGCTGGTCGCCGGTGGCAAGTACACGACGTACCGGGTGATGGCCGCGGACGTGGTCGACCGGGCCGTCCGCCGGCTCGGCGGGCAGCGGCCGTCGCGCACCGCCGACCTGCCGTTGCTCGGCGCGGACGGGTACGCGGCCATGTGGCGGGACCGGGCCGACCTGGCCCGCCGCCACGGGGTGCCGGTGGGGGTGGTGGAGCACCTGCTGGAGCGTTACGGCAGCCTGACCCTCGACCTGCTCGCCCTGATCGACGCCGACCCGCTGCTGGCCTCCCCGCTGGCGGGCGCGCCGGAGTACCTCGCCGCGGAGGTGACCTACGCAGCCCGGGCCGAGGGTGCGTTGCACCTGGAGGACGTGCTGACCCGGCGTACCCGGATCTCGATCGAGACGAGCCATCGGGGCCTGGAGTCGGCCGGGCACGCGGCCGAACTGATGGGCGCGGTGCTGGGCTGGGGCGCCGCCCGCCGGACGCGGGAGGTGGCGCACTACCGGGCCCGGGTGGAGGCCGAACGGCAGTCGCAGCTGATGCCGGACGACGCGACCGCCGACGCGGCGCGGCTGGGCGCTCCGGACGTGCGGGGCTATGCCGCGGACCGGGGTGTCGACGACGGCGCGGCCGGCCTGGCCCGCTGA
- a CDS encoding PrsW family intramembrane metalloprotease, whose amino-acid sequence MVDTPPGGSPSPSPSVAAAPGAGSGVPGMPRRRLSWRRALVLTGVIVLIAACAIFMLFTLGTSLGPEALLVGAAAAVLPVPVLVACFLWLDRYEPEPLKYLIFCFAWGAFVSTAASLTVNETAAGWFEDQGLPVALTAVLVAPFIEELTKALGPILLLIFRRREWSGITDGLVYCGLSAIGFAMVENILYLGGYGYASGVEEYGPATGAQQVFAIFIVRILLFGFAHPLFTSMTGVGLGIAARSADRRVRFFAPVAGLLLAMMLHGTWNLLPTLTQATGEVLISLFGFVGVMVPIFFGMVGLAVWLRAWEGRLTERILPDYVRAGWLSPPEVAALSSLGRRHAARVWARRVGGDAGLRAMRAYQFAATRLALLRDGATRGLDRRPVDRERTAREEQELLDSITAYRSFFVGRDPQSPVGVWDGRRYHLRFPDGSQRPVEAPEEPVVPIPVVLVPPPPPPSFPGYGPPGWYGPRPAAPWPPGQP is encoded by the coding sequence ATGGTCGACACCCCGCCCGGCGGATCGCCGTCGCCGTCGCCGTCCGTGGCCGCCGCACCAGGCGCGGGTTCCGGCGTACCAGGAATGCCACGCCGCCGCCTCAGCTGGCGGCGGGCGCTGGTCCTGACCGGGGTGATCGTGCTGATCGCGGCCTGCGCGATCTTCATGCTCTTCACGCTCGGCACTAGCCTCGGCCCGGAGGCGCTGCTGGTCGGTGCCGCCGCCGCGGTGCTGCCGGTCCCGGTGCTGGTGGCCTGCTTCCTCTGGCTCGACCGGTACGAACCCGAACCGCTCAAGTATCTGATCTTCTGCTTCGCCTGGGGTGCCTTCGTATCCACGGCGGCGTCGCTGACGGTCAACGAGACGGCCGCCGGCTGGTTCGAGGACCAGGGGCTGCCGGTCGCGCTGACCGCCGTGCTGGTCGCGCCGTTCATCGAGGAGTTGACCAAGGCGCTCGGGCCGATCCTGCTGCTGATCTTCCGGCGGCGGGAATGGTCGGGCATCACCGACGGCCTGGTCTACTGCGGGCTCTCCGCGATCGGATTCGCGATGGTGGAGAACATCCTCTACCTGGGTGGCTACGGTTACGCCTCGGGCGTCGAGGAGTACGGCCCGGCCACCGGGGCGCAGCAGGTCTTCGCCATCTTCATCGTCCGGATCCTGCTGTTCGGTTTCGCCCATCCGCTGTTCACCTCGATGACCGGTGTGGGCCTCGGCATCGCGGCCCGCTCGGCGGACCGGCGGGTCCGGTTCTTCGCCCCGGTCGCCGGCCTGCTGCTGGCGATGATGCTGCACGGGACGTGGAACCTGCTGCCGACGCTGACCCAGGCCACCGGAGAGGTGCTGATCTCGCTCTTCGGGTTCGTCGGAGTGATGGTGCCGATCTTCTTCGGCATGGTCGGCCTGGCGGTGTGGCTGCGCGCCTGGGAGGGCCGGCTCACCGAGCGGATCCTGCCGGACTACGTCCGGGCCGGCTGGCTCAGCCCGCCGGAGGTGGCCGCGCTGAGCAGCCTCGGCCGGCGGCATGCGGCCCGGGTGTGGGCCCGGCGGGTGGGTGGTGACGCCGGCCTTCGGGCGATGCGCGCCTACCAGTTCGCGGCGACCCGGCTCGCCCTGCTGCGTGACGGCGCGACGCGGGGCCTGGATCGCCGCCCCGTCGACCGGGAGCGGACGGCGCGGGAGGAACAGGAACTGCTCGACTCGATCACCGCCTACCGGTCGTTCTTCGTGGGCCGTGACCCGCAGTCCCCGGTCGGAGTCTGGGACGGGCGCCGCTATCACCTGCGCTTCCCCGACGGATCCCAGCGCCCGGTGGAGGCACCCGAGGAACCGGTGGTGCCGATCCCGGTGGTGCTCGTCCCACCGCCTCCACCACCGTCGTTCCCCGGTTACGGCCCGCCCGGCTGGTACGGTCCGCGTCCCGCGGCGCCGTGGCCGCCCGGTCAGCCCTGA
- a CDS encoding benzoate/H(+) symporter BenE family transporter, translated as MDWVRPVVAGLLSAIVGYASSFTLVLAGLQAVGANSAQAASGLLATCLGIGVAGAVLTLRYRTPIAIAWSTPGAALLVGAGPVAGGFPRPSVPSWSARR; from the coding sequence ATGGATTGGGTACGACCGGTCGTCGCCGGCCTGCTGAGCGCGATCGTGGGCTACGCGAGTTCGTTCACGCTCGTGCTCGCCGGGTTGCAGGCCGTCGGCGCCAACTCGGCCCAGGCCGCCTCGGGCCTGCTCGCCACCTGTCTCGGCATCGGGGTAGCCGGCGCGGTGCTGACCCTGCGTTACCGGACGCCCATCGCGATCGCGTGGTCCACGCCCGGCGCGGCCCTGCTCGTCGGGGCCGGCCCGGTGGCGGGCGGCTTCCCACGGCCGTCGGTGCCTTCCTGGTCTGCGCGGCGCTGA
- a CDS encoding FAD-binding oxidoreductase: MATSPLLDELRAALGPEAVHTDPDLLRAHARDEADLCAAGTPLVVTRPRSTAEVAAVIRAAGRHGVPVVPQGARTGLAGAANAVNGAVVISTIAMDAILEIDPVTRTAVVQPGVVNAVLTAAVGKQGLWYPPDPGSWESSTIGGNIATNAGGMCCVKYGVTAEYVLGLEVVLASGEVLRTGRRTAKGVAGYDLTRLFVGSEGTLGVITEVTVALRPAPAESLTLVAVFGSTAEAGEAVARIAAQGLSPSLLELLDRTHLRAIEAYQPMGLRTDAEALLLAAADTGTGAAADLAALAAVCEAAGAEEVYAATDALEAAALLQARRLAHPAMEKYAADAYPSGNGGLIIDDLAVPRGALAALLDGVARIATECGVPIGVVGHAGDGNLHPNIVVDRADPASLERGRRAFDEIMRLGLDLGGTCTGEHGVGLLKRDWLAREIGPVGIRVHQAIKTALDPTGLLNPGKVL, from the coding sequence ATGGCCACCTCCCCGCTCCTCGACGAACTGCGAGCCGCCCTCGGGCCGGAGGCGGTCCACACCGACCCGGATCTGCTCCGCGCCCACGCGCGGGACGAGGCCGACCTGTGCGCGGCGGGAACACCGCTGGTCGTGACCCGGCCGCGCAGCACCGCGGAGGTGGCCGCAGTGATCCGGGCGGCCGGCCGGCACGGCGTGCCGGTGGTGCCACAGGGTGCCCGCACCGGACTTGCCGGCGCGGCGAACGCCGTCAACGGTGCGGTGGTGATCAGCACCATCGCGATGGACGCGATCCTGGAGATCGACCCGGTGACCCGGACCGCGGTGGTCCAGCCGGGGGTGGTCAACGCCGTACTCACCGCCGCCGTCGGCAAGCAGGGCCTGTGGTATCCGCCGGACCCCGGGTCGTGGGAGTCGTCCACGATCGGCGGCAACATCGCCACCAACGCGGGCGGCATGTGCTGCGTCAAGTATGGCGTGACCGCAGAGTACGTGCTCGGCCTGGAGGTGGTGCTCGCCTCCGGCGAGGTGCTACGCACCGGGCGGCGTACGGCCAAGGGGGTGGCCGGGTACGACCTCACCCGGCTCTTCGTCGGCTCCGAGGGCACCCTCGGAGTGATCACCGAGGTGACCGTGGCGCTGCGGCCCGCCCCGGCGGAGTCGTTGACCCTGGTGGCCGTCTTCGGCTCCACGGCCGAGGCCGGCGAGGCGGTGGCGCGGATCGCCGCCCAGGGGCTCTCCCCCAGCCTGCTCGAACTGCTCGACCGTACCCACCTGCGGGCGATCGAGGCGTACCAGCCGATGGGGTTGCGCACCGATGCCGAGGCGCTGCTGCTGGCCGCCGCGGACACCGGCACCGGCGCGGCAGCGGACCTGGCCGCGCTGGCGGCCGTCTGCGAGGCGGCCGGTGCCGAGGAGGTGTACGCGGCCACCGACGCGCTGGAGGCCGCCGCGTTGCTGCAAGCCCGACGGCTGGCCCATCCGGCCATGGAGAAGTACGCCGCGGACGCCTACCCGAGCGGCAACGGCGGCCTCATCATCGACGACCTGGCGGTGCCCCGGGGCGCGCTCGCCGCGCTGCTCGACGGGGTGGCCCGGATCGCGACCGAGTGCGGGGTGCCGATCGGCGTGGTCGGTCACGCCGGTGACGGCAACCTGCACCCCAACATCGTGGTCGACCGAGCCGACCCGGCCAGCCTGGAGCGCGGCAGGCGGGCCTTCGACGAGATCATGCGGCTCGGCCTGGACCTCGGCGGCACCTGTACCGGCGAACACGGTGTCGGCCTGCTCAAGCGGGACTGGCTCGCCCGGGAGATCGGCCCGGTGGGCATCCGGGTGCATCAGGCGATCAAGACCGCACTCGACCCGACCGGCCTGCTCAACCCCGGCAAGGTGCTCTGA
- a CDS encoding FUSC family protein: MAVGRNRRFPLLRRATRDRRPDLDSARIAETVAQLHRRGRATLRDRLHRVRLSLGLAAQAGLAAGLSWVAAHELLGNPQPVFAPISAVGTLAVSVGQRFRRTVELILGVGVGVLVGDLLIYFLGTGPWQLGLIVTAAIVLTVFAGGSVAIVIQAAATAVLIVTLSPSVGDVEIPRFIDALVGGSTALLVTALLLPLNPLRVLNRAARPALDLLATQLDTTANGLRDRDRDRIQQAQDRLRDNKQELATFSEAIEGAKETALLSPARWHRRSELTHYAEAADPIDRAMRNSGTLIRRAVTLVEDSEPIPEPMPDAVAHLAESVRLLQREFAQGEEPEQARERSLRAVSEAGRAYGEGVGFSGSVVVAQVRTTASDLLVASGISQEEANRLVRQSFGEQDRPGAPAGPEPAVKPPAAPAVG, encoded by the coding sequence ATGGCGGTGGGCCGGAACCGACGATTTCCGCTGCTGCGTCGTGCCACGCGCGACCGCCGGCCCGACCTGGATTCGGCCCGGATCGCCGAGACCGTGGCGCAGCTGCACCGCCGTGGCAGGGCCACCCTGCGTGACCGCCTGCACCGGGTGCGGCTGTCGCTCGGCCTGGCCGCGCAGGCGGGCCTCGCGGCCGGGCTGTCCTGGGTGGCCGCACACGAGCTGCTGGGCAACCCGCAACCGGTGTTCGCCCCGATCTCCGCCGTCGGCACCCTGGCCGTCTCGGTTGGCCAGCGATTCCGCCGGACGGTGGAGCTGATCCTCGGGGTGGGCGTCGGGGTGTTGGTCGGCGACCTGCTGATCTACTTCCTCGGCACCGGACCCTGGCAACTCGGGCTCATCGTCACCGCCGCCATCGTGCTGACCGTCTTCGCCGGGGGCAGCGTCGCCATCGTCATCCAGGCCGCGGCGACCGCGGTGCTGATCGTGACGCTCAGCCCGTCGGTCGGGGACGTGGAGATACCCCGGTTCATCGACGCGCTCGTCGGTGGCAGCACCGCGCTGCTGGTCACCGCGTTGCTGCTGCCGCTCAACCCGCTACGGGTGCTCAACCGGGCCGCCCGTCCGGCGCTGGACCTGCTCGCCACGCAGCTCGACACCACCGCGAACGGCCTGCGGGACCGGGACCGGGACCGGATCCAACAGGCGCAGGACCGGCTGCGGGACAACAAGCAGGAGCTGGCCACCTTCAGCGAGGCGATCGAGGGGGCGAAGGAGACCGCGCTGCTCTCCCCGGCGCGCTGGCACCGGCGCAGCGAACTGACCCACTACGCGGAGGCGGCCGACCCGATCGACCGGGCGATGCGCAACAGCGGCACGTTGATCCGCCGGGCGGTCACCCTGGTCGAGGATTCCGAGCCGATCCCGGAACCGATGCCCGACGCGGTCGCCCACCTCGCCGAGTCGGTCCGGCTGTTGCAGCGGGAGTTCGCCCAGGGTGAGGAGCCCGAGCAGGCCCGGGAGCGGTCACTTCGCGCGGTCAGCGAGGCCGGCCGGGCGTACGGCGAGGGGGTCGGCTTCTCTGGCAGCGTGGTGGTGGCTCAGGTGCGCACCACCGCCAGCGATCTGCTGGTGGCCTCGGGGATCAGCCAGGAGGAGGCCAACCGGCTGGTGCGGCAGTCCTTCGGCGAGCAGGACCGACCGGGGGCACCGGCCGGGCCGGAACCGGCCGTCAAGCCGCCCGCCGCGCCGGCCGTGGGCTGA
- a CDS encoding DUF4031 domain-containing protein, with the protein MIYVDRPAWPARGRLWSHLISDVALAELHAFAETLGAPRCAFDRDHYDIPAERFPMAVWLGARVVPSRDLVRLLRNAALRRPKHLTPASTPPPRHPAAAPAAAVDHAVVAPPKKVEGDKAPATTA; encoded by the coding sequence GTGATCTACGTCGACCGGCCGGCCTGGCCGGCGCGGGGTCGGCTCTGGTCGCACCTGATCAGCGACGTCGCCCTCGCCGAACTGCACGCGTTCGCCGAGACGCTGGGCGCGCCCAGGTGTGCCTTCGACCGGGACCACTACGACATTCCCGCGGAGCGCTTTCCGATGGCGGTCTGGCTGGGCGCACGCGTCGTCCCGAGCCGCGACCTGGTCCGCCTCCTCCGCAACGCCGCCCTCCGCCGCCCCAAACACCTCACCCCCGCCTCCACCCCGCCGCCCCGCCACCCCGCCGCCGCCCCCGCCGCCGCCGTCGATCATGCAGTTGTGGCACCTCCCAAAAAGGTAGAAGGCGACAAAGCACCTGCCACAACTGCATGA
- a CDS encoding HD domain-containing protein: MTELIERWRTAALAAGSTDPAAVDVAGEELVRRWREPHRHYHTVEHLAAVLDVVDRYASTAPRPDLVRLAAWCHDAVYDPRVPGDRNERDSAVLAGTLLARTGLPAAEVAEVGRLVLLTAGHVVEPADSAGGLLCDADLAVLAAPEPEYDRYAAAIRREYAHVPEPDYRTGRARVLSGLLALPALYRVPALATSWTNRARTNLTRELTTLTP, from the coding sequence GTGACGGAGCTGATCGAACGGTGGCGAACGGCCGCTCTGGCCGCCGGGTCGACCGACCCGGCCGCGGTGGACGTCGCCGGGGAGGAGTTGGTCAGGCGGTGGCGGGAGCCGCATCGGCACTACCACACGGTCGAGCACCTGGCCGCGGTGCTCGACGTGGTCGACCGGTACGCCTCGACGGCGCCGCGACCTGACCTGGTCCGACTCGCCGCGTGGTGCCACGACGCGGTGTACGACCCCCGCGTGCCGGGCGACCGGAACGAACGCGACAGCGCGGTGCTCGCCGGCACCCTGCTCGCCCGGACCGGGCTGCCCGCTGCCGAGGTCGCCGAGGTGGGCCGCCTGGTCCTGCTCACCGCCGGGCACGTGGTGGAGCCGGCGGACAGTGCCGGCGGGCTGCTCTGCGACGCCGACCTGGCAGTGCTGGCCGCACCCGAGCCGGAGTACGACCGGTACGCCGCCGCGATCCGGCGGGAGTACGCCCACGTGCCCGAGCCCGACTACCGGACCGGCCGCGCCCGGGTCCTCTCCGGCCTGCTCGCCCTCCCCGCCCTGTACCGCGTCCCCGCCCTGGCCACCTCCTGGACGAACCGCGCCCGCACCAACCTGACCCGCGAACTAACCACCCTCACCCCCTAA
- a CDS encoding helix-turn-helix domain-containing protein: MTTRGTSPQHQGPAVGRRLRGLRETRGLTLSELARLAGVGKATLSGLENGTRDPRLETLYAIAAALGVPMSALTLDRGAPATAASPVRGEAVVSTLLEVFEEPAATYELFALRIVVGVEQVSPAHPAGATEHLSVFRGQARVGPVGAPCRPAPATTSPGPPTPLISTPRSARKRSRRAC, encoded by the coding sequence ATGACCACGCGCGGGACAAGCCCCCAGCACCAGGGGCCGGCAGTGGGCCGGCGGCTGCGCGGGCTGCGTGAAACGCGCGGGCTGACCCTCTCCGAACTGGCCCGCCTGGCCGGCGTGGGAAAGGCGACCCTGTCCGGACTGGAGAACGGCACCCGCGATCCGCGACTGGAGACCCTCTACGCGATCGCCGCCGCACTCGGTGTGCCGATGAGCGCGCTGACACTCGACCGCGGCGCCCCGGCCACGGCCGCCTCACCGGTGCGGGGCGAGGCGGTGGTGTCGACGCTGCTGGAGGTCTTCGAGGAGCCGGCCGCCACCTACGAGCTGTTCGCCCTGCGCATCGTCGTCGGCGTCGAGCAGGTCTCGCCCGCCCACCCGGCCGGCGCGACCGAGCACCTGTCCGTCTTCCGCGGCCAGGCCCGGGTCGGGCCGGTCGGCGCGCCCTGTCGGCCGGCCCCGGCGACCACGTCTCCTGGGCCGCCGACACCCCTCATTTCTACGCCGCGGTCGGCACGGAAGAGGTCGAGGCGAGCCTGCTGA
- a CDS encoding AI-2E family transporter — protein MGGGAALPSAFGRILSALTRCAGQILPEVRLSRFERMRGRLRRAYESGRESVRAGRDTPADVPEPAETAPPSSPGPAAPPTATVVGAEPPAALHNSTSSRDDADVPHALRIAAAWSWRLIVVGIVFWALLKLVGTISIVIIPLAVALLLSALLAPAVGWLLRARLPRSLSTAVVLVAGLAAVIGTLTLVVNEFIKGVPELAAKSTQGLQQIQEWLKTGPLHLSDNDLDRYLEESQQWVDNNTERFTSGALSTAATLAEVLTGAVLVLFATFFFLRDGNLIWRFMVRLLPVGARWKVDDAGRAAWATLVAYVRATVLVAFIDAVGIGTFLVIFDVPFAFPLAALVFLGAFIPIVGATLSGGVAVLVALVDSGPVTALIILGVVIGVQQVEGHILQPLIMGRAVAIHPLAVIIGLAAGVVLAGITGALVAVPLIAVLNTAVRRLAARSVPDTPPDAVVVARAP, from the coding sequence ATGGGTGGCGGAGCCGCTCTACCGTCAGCGTTCGGGCGTATCCTGTCCGCCCTGACGCGGTGCGCGGGCCAGATCTTGCCGGAGGTGCGCTTGAGCCGATTCGAGCGGATGCGCGGGCGCCTGCGTCGCGCGTACGAGTCAGGACGCGAGTCGGTCCGCGCCGGGCGCGACACACCGGCCGACGTCCCCGAGCCGGCCGAGACGGCCCCGCCGTCGAGCCCGGGGCCGGCCGCACCGCCGACCGCGACGGTGGTCGGTGCGGAGCCGCCGGCCGCGCTGCACAACTCCACCTCCAGCCGTGACGACGCGGACGTGCCCCACGCCCTGCGGATCGCCGCCGCCTGGTCGTGGCGGCTCATCGTCGTCGGCATCGTGTTCTGGGCGCTGCTGAAACTGGTCGGCACCATCAGCATCGTGATCATTCCGCTCGCCGTGGCGCTGCTGCTGTCGGCGTTGCTGGCACCCGCGGTCGGCTGGCTGCTGCGGGCACGCCTGCCGAGGTCGTTGTCGACCGCCGTGGTGCTGGTCGCCGGGCTGGCCGCGGTGATCGGCACGCTGACCCTGGTGGTCAACGAGTTCATCAAGGGCGTACCGGAACTGGCCGCCAAGTCGACCCAGGGCCTGCAGCAGATCCAGGAGTGGCTCAAGACCGGGCCGTTGCACCTGTCGGACAACGACCTCGACCGATACCTGGAGGAGAGCCAGCAGTGGGTCGACAACAACACCGAGCGGTTCACCAGCGGTGCCCTCTCCACCGCGGCCACCCTGGCCGAGGTGCTGACCGGGGCGGTGCTGGTCCTCTTCGCCACCTTCTTCTTCCTGCGTGACGGCAACCTGATCTGGCGTTTCATGGTGCGGCTGCTGCCGGTCGGCGCGCGCTGGAAGGTCGACGACGCCGGCCGGGCCGCCTGGGCGACCCTGGTCGCGTACGTCCGGGCGACGGTGCTGGTCGCCTTCATCGACGCCGTCGGCATCGGCACCTTCCTGGTCATCTTCGACGTGCCGTTCGCCTTCCCGCTGGCCGCCCTGGTCTTTCTGGGGGCGTTCATCCCGATCGTCGGTGCGACGCTCTCCGGCGGCGTGGCGGTGCTGGTCGCGCTGGTCGACAGCGGGCCGGTGACCGCGTTGATCATCCTCGGTGTGGTGATCGGGGTGCAGCAGGTGGAGGGGCATATCCTCCAGCCACTGATCATGGGCAGGGCGGTGGCCATCCACCCGCTCGCGGTGATCATCGGCCTGGCCGCCGGCGTGGTGCTCGCCGGGATCACCGGTGCGCTGGTTGCCGTCCCGCTGATCGCGGTGCTCAACACGGCGGTTCGCCGGCTGGCCGCCCGCAGCGTCCCCGACACGCCGCCCGACGCGGTCGTCGTCGCCCGCGCGCCCTGA